A section of the Phaseolus vulgaris cultivar G19833 chromosome 8, P. vulgaris v2.0, whole genome shotgun sequence genome encodes:
- the LOC137825072 gene encoding uncharacterized protein has protein sequence MSEFKMPFAEGASINRPPMFGGVNYAFWKIRMKIFMESIDIGIWDAVVSGPFIPMQVVKEETVKKPWSEWNETEMKKAHYDSLAKNIITSALNMDEFFRVSQCNSAKEMWEVLEVTHEGTDDVKRARKHSLIQEYELFRMQSGESIADVQK, from the coding sequence ATGTCTGAATTCAagatgccttttgctgaaggagCGTCTATCAACAGACCTCCCATGTtcggtggtgttaactatgctttctggaaaatcaggatgaagatttTCATGGAGTCCATTGATATCggtatttgggatgcagtggtcagtggaccttttatacctatgcaggttgtcaaagaagaaactgtgaagaagccttggtctgaatggaatGAAACTGAAATGAAGAAGGCTCAttatgactccttagccaagaacatcatcacctctgcactgaatatggatgaattcTTTAGAGTGTCCCAATGCaactcagctaaggagatgtgggaagtactggaggtaactcatgaaggcaCAGATGATGTGAAACGAGCAAGGAAGCATTCACTCATCCAGGAATATGAACTGTTTAGAATGCAATCTGGAGAGAGCATTGCAGATGTGCAAAAAtga